In Macadamia integrifolia cultivar HAES 741 chromosome 1, SCU_Mint_v3, whole genome shotgun sequence, a single window of DNA contains:
- the LOC122078404 gene encoding MDIS1-interacting receptor like kinase 2-like, producing MGLQGMVENFPFPSFSALTSLNLTNNSFLGTVPSNVTNLSVINYLDLSMNQLSGLVPTEIFLLTTLKILFLDQNHFSGSIPYGMGRLKDLTILTMYSNNLSGFIPESLGNLSKLHELSLYENSLIGSIPTSIGKLRDLSVLYLYQNQLSGFIPKEIGNLTKLRSLSLENNHLIGSIPEEIGNLKSLTALYLPLNNLNGSIPSSLGKLRNLTILYLPLNQLSGRIPLEIGNLTSLVDLQIPFNNLTGRIPSTFGNLQKLTSLNLLENQLSGSLPREIGNLTELVSLQLSNNQFSGSLPQGLCMSGSLEKFTARNNHFTGLIPKGFKNCTSLVRVRLENNQLVANLSEDFEIYENLIYIDLSNNQLHGELSSTWGQCQNLQALQMAGNNITGKIPPELGMLSQLGQLDLSSNYLVGEIPKEFGELISLLNLSLSDNQLSGSLPLEVGRLNSLTYLDLSTNSLSGNIPKEIGNCSSLLYLDLSNNKFYGSIPFQIGNLVYLQLQLDLSQNRLSGEILSQFKNLGSLEMLNLSHNQLSGTIFSAFDGMSSLTSIDISYNEFGGPIPNNRAFQNATIEALRNNKALCGNASGLQPCILSFPEGEKERPDHKILIAVMVPLLGVLFLLFAFVSIACVVYRRERIIETGQRTTTNDTDLFSIWNYDGRIVYQEIVEATEDFDAKYCIGMGGYGSVYIATLSTDQVVAVKKLHQPLPDECENANIRTFRNEICALTKLRHRNIVKLYGFCSSAQHSLLVYEYFERGSLAKILHNNEVASEMDWIKRVNVIKGVANALSYMHHDCSPPIIHRDISSNNILLDEEYEACVSDFGIARLLKPDSSNWTSQVGTWGYVAPELAYTMKVTRKCDVYSFGVLTLEVLMGRHPSELISTLLSSYSVLPSTKQMMLLRDLMDKRLSPPTIDMVEELFSVMKLAITCIATTPQSRPEMHYVSKKLSS from the exons ATGGGCTTACAAGGTATGGTTGAGAACTTCCCCTTTCCTTCATTTTCTGCTCTTACAAGTCTCAATCTCACTAATAATTCATTCCTTGGCACTGTTCCATCCAACGTTACTAACCTGTCGGTTATCAACTACCTTGATCTGTCCATGAATCAGCTCTCTGGATTAGTTCCAACTGAAATCTTCTTACTTACCACTCTTAAAATCTTGTTTCTTGATCAGAATCATTTCAGTGGATCAATACCTTacggtatgggaagattgaaagACCTTACTATTCTGACCATGTACTCCAACAACCTCTCTGGTTTCATACCTGAATCTCTAGGTAATTTGAGCAAACTACATGAGCTCTCTTTGTATGAAAACAGTCTCATTGGTTCAATCCCTACATCTATAGGAAAGTTGAGAGATCTGTCCGTTCTATACCTGTACCAAAATCAACTTtcaggtttcattcccaaggaAATTGGAAATTTGACAAAGCTCAGGTCGCTCAGCCTGGAAAATAATCATCTAATTGGTTCAATCCCTGAAGAAATAGGAAATTTGAAGTCACTTACTGCTCTATACTTACCTCTGAACAATCTCAATGGTTCAATCCCTTCCTCTTTAGGGAAATTGAGAAACCTAACCATTTTATACCTCCCTCTGAATCAACTCTCTGGTAGGATTCCTCTAGAAATAGGAAATTTGACAAGTCTGGTTGACCTACAAATTCCCTTCAATAATCTAACTGGACGCATCCCTTCCACTTTTGGAAACCTACAGAAGCTCACCAGTTTGAACCTGCTGGAAAATCAACTTTCTGGATCACTCCCTCGAGAAATAGGAAATCTCACGGAATTGGTTAGCTTACAATTGTCAAATAACCAATTCTCAGGTAGTCTGCCACAAGGGTTATGCATGAGTGGATCACTAGAAAAATTCACTGCTCGTAACAACCATTTCACAGGTCTTATTCCGAAAGGCTTCAAAAACTGCACAAGCTTAGTTAGAGTTCGACTTGAAAATAACCAACTTGTAGCAAACTTATCAGAAGACTTCGAGATTTATGAGAATCTGATTTACATTGATTTGAGCAATAATCAATTGCATGGTGAACTTTCATCGACCTGGGGACAATGCCAAAACTTGCAAGCTCTACAGATGGCTGGGAACAATATTACAGGTAAGATACCTCCAGAGCTTGGGATGTTAAGTCAACTGGGTCAacttgatctttcttcaaattaCCTGGTGGGAGAAATTCCTAAGGAATTTGGTGAGTTGATATCCTTGCTAAATCTTAGCTTGAGTGACAACCAACTTTCTGGCAGTTTACCATTAGAAGTTGGAAGGCTAAACAGCCTAACATATCTTGACTTGTCAACAAACAGTTTGAGTGGAAACATACCAAAAGAAATAGGGAACTGCTCCAGTTTATTATATCTTGATTTAAGCAACAACAAATTTTATGGAAGCATTCCATTTCAAATTGGCAATCTAGTTTACCTTCAACTTCAATTGGACCTTAGTCAAAACAGGCTCAGTGGAGAGATATTATCACAGTTTAAAAATTTAGGGAGCTTGGAAATGTTAAATCTCTCCCACAATCAACTCTCAGGTACTATTTTCTCCGCATTCGATGGAATGTCTAGCTTGACATCCATTGATATATCTTATAATGAGTTCGGGGGTCCGATTCCAAACAACAGAGCCTTTCAAAATGCTACAATAGAAGCTTTGAGAAACAACAAAGCATTGTGTGGCAATGCAAGTGGCCTGCAACCTTGCATATTATCCTTTCCggaaggagaaaaggaaagaccAGACCACAAAATCCTGATTGCTGTCATGGTTCCATTGTTAGGTGTGCTATTTCTTCTGTTTGCTTTTGTTAGTATTGCTTGTGTTGTCTACCGAAGGGAAAGAATTATTGAAACAGGCcaaagaacaacaacaaatgatACAGATTTATTTTCAATATGGAATTATGATGGAAGAATAGTATATCAAGAAATTGTTGAAGCAACTGAGGATTTTGATGCCAAATATTGCATCGGGATGGGGGGATATGGAAGTGTATACATAGCAACGCTGTCAACTGATCAAGTAGTCGCTGTGAAAAAGCTTCACCAACCATTACCTGATGAGTGTGAGAATGCCAACATACGAACATTTAGAAATGAGATTTGTGCATTGACAAAACTGCGACACAGAAACATTGTGAAGCTATATGGTTTTTGTTCATCTGCGCAGCACTCCCTTCTAGTTTATGAGTATTTTGAGAGAGGAAGTTTGGCTAAGATCCTCCACAACAATGAGGTTGCATCAGAAATGGATTGGATAAAAAGGGTTAATGTTATTAAAGGTGTGGCAAATGCTTTGTCTTACATGCACCATGATTGTTCACCACCAATCATTCACCGCGACATATCGAGCAACAATATTTTGTTGGATGAAGAATATGAGGCATGTGTGTCTGACTTTGGCATCGCTAGACTTTTAAAGCCCGATTCATCCAATTGGACTTCTCAAGTAGGGACATGGGGATATGTTGCTCCAG AGCTTGCCTACACGATGAAGGTGACTCGAAAATGTGATGTTTATAGCTTTGGGGTATTGACATTAGAAGTGTTGATGGGAAGGCATCCAAGTGAACTCATCTCTACATTATTATCATCATACTCAGTACTGCCATCCACAAAGCAAATGATGTTGTTGAGAGATCTGATGGACAAAAGGCTCTCTCCTCCCACGATTGACATGGTTGAAGAGCTTTTCTCTGTTATGAAGCTAGCAATCACATGTATAGCCACTACCCCGCAATCCCGGCCTGAAATGCACTATGTGTCTAAGAAACTATCATCTTAA
- the LOC122064693 gene encoding probable leucine-rich repeat receptor-like protein kinase At1g35710, translated as MASFHLLSLLFFTSYALSSISTSTTIAAEDQAKALLKWKASLNNQSQSILHSWTLLDPNATNSSLRSDPCNSWDGIACNQRGSITEINLPRMGLQGMVNNFPFPSLPSLTRLDLTNNTLLGSVPSNIPNISNQFSGSIPYQMGSLKNLTVLTLFSNNLSGSVPESLRNLSNLQQLSLNQNNLIGSIPVSIGSLPLGLCMSGSPENFTAFNNHLTGLILKGFKNCSGLVRVQLENNQLVANLSEDFGIYEKLNYIDLSNNQLHGELSSTWGQCQNLQALQMAGNNITGKIPPELAMLTQLGKLDLSSNYLVGEIPKEFGKLTSFLDLTLSSNQLSGILPLEVGRLYSLTNLDLSTNSFTGQIPKEIGECSSLLYLDLSNKKFNGSIPFEIGNLVHLQLLLDLSQNRLIGEILSQFTNLRNLEKLNLSHNQLIGTIFSAFNGMFSLTSIDISYNEFEGPLPKNRAFQNATIEALRHNKALCSNVSSLQSCKSSMSKGQNGKPNHKILIAVMVPLLANLSMDQVVAVRKLHQPLQDECENANVQAFRNEICALTKLRHRNIVKHFGFCSFACHSFLVYEYFERESLAKILNNSKLASEMDWIRRINIIKGMANALSYMHHDCSPPIIHRDISSGNILLDEEYEACHLCV; from the exons ATGGCTTCTTTCCATCTCCTATCCTTACTGTTCTTCACTTCCTATGCCTTGAGTTCCATCAGCACTAGCACTACCATTGCTGCTGAAGACCAAGCTAAGGCTCTCCTCAAATGGAAAGCTAGTCTCAACAACCAAAGCCAATCTATTCTCCATTCATGGACACTGCTTGATCCTAATGCCACCAATTCCTCTCTGCGATCTGACCCATGCAACAGTTGGGATGGAATTGCTTGCAACCAAAGGGGAAGCATAACTGAAATTAACTTACCAAGGATGGGCTTGCAAGGTATGGTTAACAACTTCCCCTTTCCTTCACTTCCTTCCCTCACACGTCTGGATCTCACTAATAACACACTTCTTGGTAGTGTTCCATCCAACATTCCTAACATTTCG AACCAATTCAGTGGATCGATACCTTACCAAATGGGAAGTTTGAAAAATCTTACTGTTCTGACCTTGTTCTCCAACAACCTCTCTGGTTCCGTACCTGAATCTTTACGTAATTTGAGCAATCTACAGCAGCTGTCTTTGAACCAAAACAATCTCATTGGTTCAATCCCTGTATCTATAG GTAGTCTGCCACTAGGCCTATGCATGAGTGGATCACCCGAAAACTTCACTGCATTTAACAACCATCTCACAGGTCTTATTCTGAAGGGCTTCAAAAACTGCTCAGGCTTGGTTAGAGTTCAACTCGAAAATAACCAACTTGTTGCAAACTTATCAGAAGACTTTGGGATTTATGAGAAGCTGAATTACATTGATTTGAGCAATAATCAATTGCATGGTGAACTTTCATCAACCTGGGGACAGTGCCAAAACCTGCAAGCTCTACAGATGGCTGGGAACAATATTACTGGCAAGATACCTCCAGAGCTTGCGATGTTAACTCAACTGGGTAAACTTGACCTTTCTTCAAATTACCTGGTAGGAGAAATTCCTAAGGAATTTGGTAAGTTGACATCTTTTCTAGATCTCACTCTGAGTAGTAACCAACTTTCTGGCATTTTACCATTAGAAGTTGGAAGGCTATACAGCCTAACAAATCTTGATTTGTCAACAAACAGTTTCACTGGACAAATACCAAAAGAAATAGGGGAATGCTCCAGCTTATTATATCTTGATTTAAGCAACAAAAAATTTAATGGAAGCATTCCATTTGAAATTGGCAATCTGGTTCACCTTCAACTTCTATTAGATCTTAGTCAGAACAGGCTCATTGGAGAGATACTGTCACAGTTTACAAATTTAAGAAACTTGGAAAAGTTAAATCTCTCCCACAATCAACTCATAGGTACCATTTTTTCTGCATTCAATGGAATGTTTAGCTTGACATCCATTGATATATCTTACAATGAGTTCGAGGGTCCACTTCCAAAAAACAGAGCCTTTCAAAATGCTACGATCGAAGCTTTGAGACACAACAAAGCATTGTGTAGCAATGTGAGTAGTCTGCAATCTTGCAAATCATCCATGTCAAAAGGACAAAATGGAAAACCAAACCACAAAATCCTGATTGCTGTCATGGTTCCATTGTTAG CAAATCTATCAATGGATCAAGTAGTTGCAGTCAGAAAGCTTCACCAACCATTACAGGATGAATGTGAGAATGCCAACGTACAGGCATTTAGAAATGAGATTTGTGCATTGACAAAACTGCGACACCGAAACATCGTTAAacattttggtttttgttcatttgcATGTCACTCCTTTTTGGTTTATGAgtattttgagagagaaagcTTGGCTAAGATCCTCAATAACAGCAAGCTTGCATCAGAAATGGATTGGATAAGAAGGATTAATATTATTAAAGGTATGGCAAATGCTTTGTCTTACATGCACCATGATTGTTCACCACCAATCATTCACCGTGATATATCAAGCGGCAATATTTTGTTGGATGAAGAATATGAGGCTTGTCACTTGTGTGTCTGA